A region from the Aphis gossypii isolate Hap1 chromosome 1, ASM2018417v2, whole genome shotgun sequence genome encodes:
- the LOC114121601 gene encoding inactive pancreatic lipase-related protein 1-like, with amino-acid sequence MLFKFQFLAVGILIFLSSLSNCNGQSPDSLKKLTGVVKNAVTDVKESTSSVFHNVKDVCEKVGDCVRQSGTKVVNKTVSITKESLQNGATAVNKTITTTKETLKKFPLKSIEEIIKKAQCVIPKNADNILRASLLQQCISPSLGFGNESRCFDELGCFPMEYPWTSNLRPFPQPMKPEEVEVKIYSFTRKQNNMYTPIQLWPNILLEESDFDPERPFTVFIVHGFNSDGENQWMASLKDAYLKQRDANVFLVDWGKGSKQFNYLQVASNTRIVGAELIRFGKYLIEHYQLDPLKIHVMGHSLGAHISSYFGKGIPGISRITAFDPAQPGFEGCPKQVRLDKSDALFVDVIHTSCRPTIPFLGFGLITPVGHVDIYMNGGFIQPGCTLPPINEVKLTSIADLAAIPADVLGTWVACSHGRSFLYFIESLEDNCTFWAQKIKLFSAITNAATVGQLQPLLMNIDKCQFNECVPLGLNTDLYPGRGAFIAGTAFFEPYCKSNLETDRIMRKGFKNLK; translated from the exons atgttGTTTAAGTTCCAGTTTTTAGCCGtaggaattttaatattcctaAGCAGTTTAAGTAAct GTAATGGACAATCACCggattctttaaaaaaattaacaggaGTCGTTAAAAATGCAGTGACAGACGTTAAAGAATCTACCTCATCGGTATTTCACAACGTTAAAGATGTATGCGAAAAGGTTGGTGATTGCGTTAGACAAAGTGGAACAAAAGTAGTAAACAAAACTGTTTCGATAACAAAAGAATCACTACAAAATGGAGCCACCGCGGTGAACAAAACTATTACAACAACCAAAGAGACACTTAAAAAATTCCCATTAAAATCTattgaagaaataataaaaaaagctcAATGTGTGATACCCAAGAATGCAGATAACATCCTTAGAGCTTCATTACTTCAGCAGTGTATTTCACCCAGTCttg gctTTGGGAACGAATCTAGATGTTTTGATGAACTTGGTTGTTTCCCAATGGAGTATCCTTGGACTTCAAACTTAAGACCTTTTCCACAACCTATGAAACCAGAAGAAGTagaagtaaaaatttattcgtttactag aaaacaaaataatatgtacactcCTATTCAACTATGgccaaatattttactagaaGAATCGGACTTCGATCCTGAAAGACCATTCACTGTTTTTATAGTACACGGATTTAATAGCGATGGAGAAAATCAATGGATGGCCTCTCTTAAGGATGCATACttaaaacaa cGTGATGCAAATGTTTTCTTAGTTGATTGGGGAAAGGGCtcgaaacaatttaattacttacaaGTTGCTTCAAACACAAGGATTGTTGGTGCAGAATTAAtaag GTTTGGAAAATATCTCATTGAACATTATCAATTGGATCCACTGAAAATCCACGTAATGGGTCATAGTTTGGGTGCTCATATATCCTCATATTTTGGTAAAGGTATACCTGGTATAAGTCGAATAACCGCATTTGATCCAGCTCAACCAGGATTTGAAGGTTGCCCAAAGCAAGTACGTTTAGATAAATCAGATGCTCTTTTTGTTGACGTTATACATACTAGCTGCAGACCGACAATTCCATTTTTAGGTTTTGGACTTATCACTCCCGTAG gtcACGTGGACATTTATATGAATGGTGGCTTCATACAACCAGGATGTACTCTACCTCCaataaatgaagtaaaattaacGAGTATTGCGGATTTAGCTGCTATTCCTGCtgatg tactaGGAACTTGGGTTGCTTGCTCACATGGAAGATcgtttttgtatttcataGAATCATTAGAAGACAATTGTACATTCTGGgctcagaaaataaaattattttccgctattactaa tgCAGCAACCGTCGGTCAACTTCAACCTTTATTGATGAATATCGACAAATGTCAATTTAATGAATGTGTGCCATTAGGCTTAAATACTGATCTTTATCCAGGTAGAGGTGCTTTTATTGCAGGAACTGCATTTTTCGAACCTTACTgta agAGCAATTTGGAAACTGATCGGATAATGCGGAAGggattcaaaaatttaaaatga
- the LOC114121599 gene encoding uncharacterized protein LOC114121599, whose translation MTFYFFSLVLFSFSLYVTTVVVAQKSNHKYLGCFLEENLLTLGEESRVLTPISPQACSKFCSGKRYLFFILKNENCYCSKNYISRLMKQFDYECTIKCTGDDSASCGGKPNLVSSYSTDSSISKNFIERGSFPIPIYLGCYSETPNDDENRILKGPAGPYNNNTPQRCSEICFRMGYLYFGNTYGSECWCGNQKPLKSSKVENINCDSPCSGDSNQFCGGGWKMGIYSTGITDFAAKNYIGCYDTIDDDENKTKGKRLIFQMGTNNSPKRCMNLCNTQRFKYAAVKGNVCECMNSEPNFSLKRSYSDCHTLCTENPSEYCGGRNSFSIYKTLFSDPQGKVNVNHIGCFKNFKRHPILNGWGVMHFNLTPHHCVHSCYARRFPYAALVSSKECLCSFTKPSEEAMTDDSMCNTRCSGSSQHSCGGHNTINVYNTGLEWQTSTIGNYYLGCFEESQNNRILHGYSRSFSVNTPEFCSNLCYKFGYLYSGVTYKSECFCGNRSPNEPQFPKLDDKQCNTKCSGDANQFCGGGWRMGVFSTGLYDFPIEDRYIGCFVLEDVSLNYTKFELINTNVPSKCSTICHNAAYKFAGVMGINCFCSNHAPENNQKVDDSNCDTTCVGDSSKTCGGEDRIQVYDLIRQKEETTSTTPDTMHFDDSFEYLNLNSAWSHDVFIAQEPDFEFVVYNSSEQNSFVKNGELVIRPTIQSDSFIKSGHLSLDGCTKNVGSNGCTMNAVSFNIIPPVVSARLTTKNNFLFHFGQVEVIAKLPIGDWIVSEIALVSRSNEINRLVLAKSVGNTNLKCNGSDESATVLKYGFEIDELYHVQSKMMKLRSANTWHNDYHTFKLSWSSEKDMVFEIDGESNRVDTTDLPIDNILFETEYFLSIGVSVGGMNSFRDGCLSNGHLKPWTNFHNKAMLNFWKDRNHWLPTWNENESALRVKKVKITLLES comes from the exons atgacattcTATTTTTTCTCGTTAGTACTATTCAGTTTCAGTTTATACGTGACGACAG ttgtAGTTGCGCAAAAgtcaaatcataaatatttaggaTGTTTTTTGGAAGAAAATCTACTGACACTCGGAGAAGAGAGCCGTGTCTTAACACCGATATCGCCTCAGGCCTGTTCCAAATTTTGCTCCGGgaaaagatatttattttttattcttaaaaatga GAACTGTTATTGtagcaaaaattatatatcaagATTAATGAAACAGTTTGATTATGAGTGTACGATTAAATGTACAGGAGATGATTCGGCTTCGTGCGGTGGAAAACCAAATTTAGTGTCTTCGTATTCAACGGATAGTTCAA tttcaaaaaactttattGAACGTGGTAGTTTTCCAATACCAATTTATTTAGGATGCTACTCTGAAACTCCTAATGATGACGAAAATCGTATATTAAAAGGGCCAGCTGGAccttataataacaatacaccTCAAAGATGCTCAGAAATATGTTTCAGGATGGGGTACTTATATTTTGGAAACACATATgg atcaGAGTGTTGGTGTGGAAatcaaaaaccattaaaatccTCGAAAGTAGAAAACATTAATTGTGATTCTCCTTGTAGTGGAGATAGTAATCAATTCTGTGGCGGTGGATGGAAAATGGGAATATATTCAACTGGAATTActg ATTTTGCGgcgaaaaattatattgggtGTTACGATACTATTGATGATGATGAAAACAAAACCAAAGGAAAGCGTTTAATATTTCAGATGGGAACAAATAATAGCCCTAAACGGTGCATGAATCTTTGTAATACTCAACGATTTAAATATGCTGCCGTTAAGGG aaacgtCTGTGAATGTATGAACTCTGAaccaaattttagtttaaaaagaaGTTATAGTGATTGTCATACTCTATGCACAGAAAATCCATCAGAATATTGTGGTGGTAGAAATTCATTTAGTATATACAAAACCCTATTTtcag ATCCCCAAGGGAAAGTGAATGTGAATCATATTGGATGcttcaaaaatttcaaaagacATCCAATATTAAATGGTTGGGGAGTAATGCATTTTAACTTAACACCTCATCATTGTGTGCACAGTTGTTATGCAAGAAGGTTTCCGTATGCGGCGCTCGTATCTTC gaAAGAATGTTTATGCAGTTTTACCAAACCTTCGGAGGAAGCTATGACCGATGATAGTATGTGTAATACTCGTTGTTCCGGTTCATCTCAACATTCATGTGGTGGCCATAATacgataaatgtatacaatactgGATTAGAATGGCAGACGAGTACGattggaaattattatttaggctGTTTTGAGGAAAGTCAAAATAACAGAATATTGCATGGTTATTCACGGTCTTTTTCTGTGAATACCCCAGAATTTTGTTCAAACCTTTGTTACAAATTTGGTTATTTATACTCGGGCGTAACATATAAATCTGAATGTTTTTGTGGAAATCGATCTCCAAACGAACCTCAGTTTCCTAAATTAGATGACAAACAATGCAATACCAAGTGTTCGGGTGACGCTAATCAATTTTGTGGTGGCGGCTGGAGAATGGGAGTATTTTCTACTGGATTATATG aTTTCCCAATCGAAGATCGATATATTGGTTGTTTCGTACTAGAAGACGTTTcattaaattacacaaaatttgaacttatcaACACAAATGTACCTAGTAAATGTTCAACAATTTGTCATAATGCTGCATATAAATTTGCAGGAGTTATggg gaTCAATTGCTTCTGTAGTAATCATGCACCAGAAAATAACCAAAAAGTAGATGATAGTAATTGCGATACAACTTGTGTTGGTGATTCAAGTAAAACATGCGGTGGTGAAGATAGAATACAAGTATACGATCtcataa GACAGAAAGAGGAAACTACAAGTACAACTCCTGATACAATGCATTTTGATGACTCTTTTGAATATCTTAACTTAAATTCAGCTTGGAGTCACGATGTTTTTATTGCACAAGAACCa GATTTTGAATTCGTTGTTTACAATAGTTCTGAACAGAACTCATTCGTGAAAAATGGAGAGCTAGTAATAAGACCTACAATTCAATCCGATAGTTTTATCAAGAGCGGTCACTTATCATTAGAcgg TTGTACGAAAAATGTAGGATCTAACGGTTGTACGATGAATGCTgtatcttttaatataatacctccTGTAGTTTCGGCAAGACTtaccacaaaaaataattttttattccattttgGACAAGTGGAAGTTATCGCTAAATTACCAATAGGAGATTGGATAGTTTCgg aaATAGCTTTGGTTAGTAGATCCAACGAAATAAACAGATTGGTATTGGCCAAATCAGTTGGAAATACCAATTTGAAATGTAACGGAAGCGACGAGAGTGCAACTGTCTTAAAATATGGATTTGAAATCGATGAACTATACCACGTCCAATCGAAAATGATGAAACTAAGATCGGCAAATACTTGGCACAATGACTATCATACGTTCAAACTGTCTTGGTCTTCCGAAAAAGATATGGTATTTGAAATAGACGGCGAGAGTAACCGCGTGGATACGACGGATTTGCCGattgataacatattatttgaaaccGAA tatttcTTGTCTATTGGCGTGTCGGTTGGTGGCATGAATAGTTTTCGTGACGGATGTTTAAGTAATGGCCATTTAAAACCGTGGACAAACTTTCACAATAag GCTATGTTAAATTTCTGGAAAGACAGGAATCACTGGTTGCCAACATGGAATGAAAACGAATCAGCATTACgagttaaaaaagtaaaaattacattgttagaaagttaa
- the LOC114121595 gene encoding ATP-dependent helicase brm: MASPSPNSMGPPGPNHQPPPPTQPQQQHQQQQQQQQQQQQQQQQQQQQQQQQQQPPQVQQQQPPTAPQPLPPQNYSPGGQPGAPASPNMQQGTQTFPPPGIQPSGPPQENLNALQRAIDSMEEKGLQEDPRYSQLLALRARQGNMDPNQRPPSMQGNYPPQHPDKPPSPQQNSPNPNGPNGPVAQNNLTPAQMQQLRVQIMAYRLLARQQPLNQQLAMAVQGKTSPQGYPPLPSAHHRQLEPGEIVESSMPMPSGGPMRLPMPMQNAPRQPNPPGPIPQSPVRMPQPGSTPQSQIQPPPNAQHPQGPPPNQPPPVSMNGPQPPPSMAPGIPQASQQINAPQPVGQPPIGAVPQPMMGGPQQMAGIPPHMPNMPTTNGPSPQQSLPQQQQQQQPPQTQPPPQQQQQQQQQQQQPQQPPQQQQQTQGPPPPVKQNRTTSCPKPVGLDPLIILQERENRLAARIAHRVQQLSNLPTTMSDDLRIKVEIELRALRVLNFQRQLRAEVVACTRRDTTLETAVNVKAYKRTKRQGLREARATEKLEKQQKLEAERKKRQKHQEYLSTILQHCKDLKEYHRNNIAKIGRLNKAVLNYHANAEREQKKEQERIEKERMRRLMAEDEEGYRKLIDQKKDKRLAFLLSQTDEYIGNLTEMVKEHKLEQKRKQQEEQKKKKKSDGPEDHDESSQQSDMHVSVYEPSTGRMFKGEEAPLASQLNNWLDAHPGWEVMEESDDEDDDEQEDDESSNQKIKKSNFEKEIAEDKEPIKKTKMEDDEYKNASEEHTYYSIAHTIHESVTEQASILVNGNLKEYQIKGLEWLVSLFNNNLNGILADEMGLGKTIQTIGLITHLMEKKKVNGPFLIIVPLSTMSNWVLEFEKWSPSVFVVAYKGSPIMRRNLQTQMRSNKFNVLLTTYEYVIKDKSVLAKLHWKYMIIDEGHRMKNHHCKLTQVLNTHYNAPHRLLLTGTPLQNKLPELWALLNFLLPSIFKSCSTFEQWFNAPFATTGEKVELNEEETILIIRRLHKVLRPFLLRRLKKEVESQLPDKVEYIVKCDMSGLQRVLYKHMQSKGVLLTDGAEKGKQGKGGAKALMNTIVQLRKLCNHPFMFQSIEEKYCEHIGTAGNVVQGPDLYRVSGKFELLDRILPKLKATNHRVLLFCQMTQLMTIMEDYLGWRGFAYLRLDGTTKAEDRGDLLKKFNSAGSEYFLFLLSTRAGGLGLNLQAADTVIIFDSDWNPHQDLQAQDRAHRIGQQNEVRVLRLMTVNSVEERILAAARYKLNMDEKVIQAGMFDQKSTGSERQQFLQSILHQDDGDDEEENEVPDDEVVNQMIARSVEEFESFQKMDLERRREEAKFGPNRKSRLIEISELPEWLVKDEDEVERWTYEEDSEEIMGRGSRARKEVDYTDSLTEKEWLKAIDENVDDFEDDEEEEIKSNRKGNRGKKRGKRNADDDDDPPIRRRKTIGPEEIKLRKKMKTIMNIVVKYTDADSRILSEPFMKLPSRHKLPDYYEVIKKPMDIKKIMAKIDDGKYADLNELEADFVQLCKNAQIYNEEASLIHEDSIVLQSVFTNSRQRLESTDIPESGPEEGTKSEDEVSDADTTSSSVKLKLKMKPRGKGSEVRTSNRRKKKKHVSDDEDDEDSNL, encoded by the exons ccGAGTGGACCTCctcaagaaaatttaaatgcattacaAAGAGCAATAGATTCAATGGAAGAAAAAGGATTGCAAGAAGACCCCAGGTACTCTCAATTATTGGCACTAAGAGCAAGACAGGGTAATATGGACCCAAATCAAAGACCTCCTTCAATGCAA gGAAATTATCCTCCTCAACATCCGGATAAACCACCTTCGCCTCAACAAAATTCTCCAAATCCTAATGGACCAAACGGACCAGTAgcccaaaataatttaactccCGCCCAAATGCAACAGCTTAGAGTTCAGATAATGGCATATAGATTGTTGGCTCGGCAACAGCCTTTAAACCAACAATTAGCTATGGCTGTTCAAGGAAAAACTTCACCTCAAGGATATCCACCATTGCCTTCAGCACATCATCGACAATTAGAACCTGGAGAAATTGTAGAAAGCAGTATGCCAATGCCCTCAGGAGGTCCTATGAGATTACCAATGCCAATGCAAAATGCTCCAAGACAACCTAATCCCCCTGGTCCTATTCCACAATCTCCTGTTCGAATGCCTCAACCTGGTTCTACTCCACAATCACAAATTCAACCTCCTCCAAATGCCCAACACCCTCAAGGTCCACCGCCAAACCAACCTCCACCTGTATCAATGAATGGACCTCAACCACCTCCTAGTATGGCTCCAGGAATACCTCAAGCTTCACAGCAAATAAATGCTCCTCAACCTGTTGGTCAGCCACCTATAGGAGCAGTCCCTCAGCCTATGATGGGTGGTCCACAACAAATGGCTGGTATACCACCACATATGCCCAATATGCCTACAACAAATGGACCATCGCCACAGCAATCATTACCtcaacaacagcaacagcagcaaccACCACAAACACAACCACCACCacaacaacagcaacagcaacaacaacagcagcagcagccaCAGCAACCCCCTCAACAACAGCAACAAACACAGGGTCCTCCACCACCAGTTAAACAAAATAGAACTACATCATGCCCTAAACCTGTTGGTTTAGatcctttaataatattacaagaaCGTGAAAACCGTTTGGCTGCACGAATTGCTCATCGTGTACAACAATTGAGTAATTTGCCCACAACAATGAGTGATGATTTACGAATCAAAGTAGAAATTGAACTTAGAGCTTTAAGagtattaaatttccaaagGCAACTGAGAGCTGAAGTAGTCGCTTGTACTCGTCGTGATACAACTTTAGAAACTGCTGTTAATGTAAAAGCATATAAACGAACAAAAAGACAAGGTCTAAGAGAAGCTAGAGCTACAGAAAAACtagaaaaacaacaaaaattggAAGCTGAAAGGAAGAAACGCCAAAAACATCAAGAATATCTTAGCACTATATTGCAACATTGCAAAGATCTAAAAGAAtatcatagaaataatattgcgAAAATTGGACGTCTCAATAAAGCTGTTCTTAATTATCATGCCAATGCTGAACGTGAACAAAAGAAAGAACAAGAAAGAATTGAGAAAGAGCGTATGAGAAGATTAATGGCTGAAGATGAAGAAGgctatag aaaactgATTGATCAAAAGAAAGACAAACGTTTGGCTTTCTTACTCTCACAAACTGATGAATATATTGGAAATCTAACAGAGATGGTTAAAGAACATAAATTAGAACAGAAGCGTAAGCAACAAgaagaacaaaaaaagaaaaagaag AGTGATGGGCCCGAGGATCATGATGAAAGTTCTCAGCAATCAGATATGCACGTTTCAGTATATGAACCTTCTACag gaaGAATGTTTAAAGGAGAAGAAGCTCCACTTGCATCACAATTGAACAATTGGTTAGATGCTCATCCTGGTTGGGAAGTAATGGAGGAGTCTGATGACGAAGATGATGATGAACAAGAAGATGATGAATCAAGcaatcaaaaaatcaaaaagagtaattttgaaaaagaaattgCTGAAGATAAagaaccaattaaaaaaaccaaaatggaagatgatgaatataaaaatgcttCTGAAGAACATACTTATTATAG tattgcgCATACTATTCATGAAAGTGTTACTGAACAAGCGTCCATTTTAGTTAATGGTAATCTGAAAGAGTatcaaataaaa GGTCTTGAATGGTTAGTTTCATTGTTTAACAATAACTTAAATGGAATACTTGCTGATGAGATGGGTTTAGGAAAAACCATTCAAACAATAGGTCTTATTACTCATCTTAtggaaaaaaagaaagtaaatGGGCCATTTTTGATCATCGTGCCGTTGTC tacaatGTCAAATTGGGTATTGGAATTTGAAAAATGGTCTCCATCAGTTTTTGTTGTAGCTTATAAAGGCTCTCCAATCATGCGACGAAATTTACAGACACAAATGCgatctaataaatttaatgtcttattaactacttatgaatatgttataaaagataaatcgGTTCTTGCTAAA ctTCATTGGAAGTACATGATTATAGATGAAGGTCATCGTATGAAAAACCATCATTGTAAATTGACCCAAGTCTTAAACACTCATTATAATGCTCCACAccgattattattaactggtacacctttacaaaataaactcCCTGAACTTTGGGCTCTTCTTAATTTTCTGTTgccatcaatatttaaatcatgttCAACATTTGAACAATGGTTTAATGCACCATTTGCTACTACCGGAGAAAag gtTGAATTAAATGAAGAAGAAACTATATTGATTATCCGTCGTCTTCATAAAGTATTACGTCCATTCTTGTTAAGGCGTCTTAAAAAAGAAGTTGAGTCTCAATTACCTGATAAAGTTGAATACATTGTCAAATGTGATATGTCTGGTTTACAACGAGTATTGTACAAACATATGCAAAGTAAAGGAGTATTGCTCACTGATGGTGCTGAAAAGGGCAAACAAGGTAAAGGTGGTGCTAAAGCTCTCATGAATACCATTGTACAATTGCGTAAATTGTGCAATCATCCATTTATGTTCCAAAGTATTGaggaaaaatattgtgaacatATTGGAACTGCTGGAAATGTTGTTCAAGG gccAGATTTGTATAGAGTATCAGGAAAATTCGAGTTACTGGATCGAATTTTACCCAAATTGAAAGCTACCAATCATAGAGTATTACTGTTTTGTCAAATGACTCAACTTATGACCATTATGGAAGATTATTTAGGATGGCGAGGTTTTGCATACTTGCGTTTGGATGGTACTACTAAAGCTGAAGATAGAGGAGATCTTTTAAAGAAGTTCAATAGTGCAGGCAGTGAATATttcctatttttattaagcacAAGAGCCGGTGGTCttggtttaaatttacaagcagctgatactgttattatatttgattctgATTGGAACCCACATCaa GATTTGCAAGCTCAAGATCGTGCTCATCGTATTGGCCAACAAAATGAAGTACGAGTTCTTCGTTTAATGACTGTAAATTCAGTTGAAGAGCGTATATTAGCTGCTGCCaggtacaaattaaatatggaTGAAAAAGTTATCCAGGCTGGTATGTTTGATCAAAAATCAACTGGATCAGAGCGTCAACAATTCTTGCAATCTATTCTACATCAAGATGATGGAGATGatgaa gaagAAAATGAAGTACCTGATGATGAAGTTGTCAACCAGATGATAGCTCGATCAGTAGAAGAATTTGaatcatttcaaaaaatggATCTGGAACGTAGAAGAGAAGAGGCCAAATTTGGTCCAAATAGAAAATCaagattaattgaaatatcagAACTACCAGAATGGCTTGTTAAGGATGAAGACGAG gtGGAGAGATGGACATATGAAGAAGATTCCGAAGAGATTATGGGACGTGGTTCTCGTGCTCGTAAAGAAGTAGATTATACTGATAGTTTGACTGAAAAAGAGTGGTTGAAGGCAATAGATGAAAATGTTGACGATTTTGAAGATGATGAAGAAgaagaaataaaatcaaaccGTAAAGGAAATCGTGGTAAAAAAAGAGGTAAAAGAAATgcagatgatgatgatgatccCCCAATTAGACGACGTAAAACAATTGGGCCTGAAGAAATAAAActacgaaaaaaaatgaaaactattatgaacattgtagtaaaatatacagatGCTGATTCTAGAATATTGAGTGAGCCCTTTATGAAATTACCATCTAGACACAAATTACCTGACTACTATGAAGTAATTAAGAAACCCatggatattaaaaaaattatggcaAAAATTGATGATGGAAag tatgcAGATTTAAATGAACTTGAAGCTGACTTTGTACAGTTATGTAAGAATGCACAGATATATAATGAAGAAGCTTCACTTATTCATGAAGATTCAATAGTTTTACAATCAGTTTTCACAAATTCTCGTCAACGATTAGAATCAACTGATATTCCAGAATCAGGACCAGAAGAAGGAACAAAAA GTGAAGACGAAGTTTCAGATGCCGATACCACTTCATCATCAGTGaaattgaaactaaaaatgaaaCCTCGTGGTAAAGGGTCTGAAGTAAGAACATCTAACCGACggaaaaaaaagaagcatgTAAGTGACGATGAAGATGATGAagattctaatttataa